A DNA window from Motacilla alba alba isolate MOTALB_02 chromosome 28, Motacilla_alba_V1.0_pri, whole genome shotgun sequence contains the following coding sequences:
- the GTPBP3 gene encoding tRNA modification GTPase GTPBP3, mitochondrial isoform X1: MALSGAVRAARGRCARALSWAVPPSRGTGDTAGTGDTAGTAATSRGTAATIFALSSAPGRCGVAVIRASGPGCGGALRSLTGTPAPPPRVMALRRIRDPRTAESLDRGLVVWFPGPHSFTGEDCAELHVHGGPAVVSGVLQALGRLPGLRPAEPGEFTRRAFAHGKLDLTAAEGLRDLIGAETEAQRRQALRQLEGDLGRLYQRWSHALTQALAHLEAYIDFSEDDNVEEEVLTQVGVTVRALLQELRGHLRDGRRGELLRGGVRAVIAGPPNVGKSSLLNLLCRRPAAIVSPTAGTTRDVLEVALDIGGYPLVLSDTAGLRQATDPVEREGVARARARLCQADLVLAVLDATSVSPTPVALGAALAALEPPPGTPCVLVLNKADLLGGRRGSPSAQGPPATLLSCGGSPSATGAQGPPATLLSCGGSPSATGAQGPPATLLSCKTGEGLEALLELLAQQLARLCGDPLLGSPSLTQSRHSRHLGACAAALERFGDVGDSGDLAVAAEQLRVARRELGRITGHVGAEDVLDIIFRDFCVGK, translated from the exons ATGGCGCTGAGCGGGGCCGTGAGGGCGGCGAGGGGCAG GTGTGCGCGGGCGCTGAGCTGGGCGGTGCCCCCCTCGAGGGGCACGGGTGACACCGCGGGCACGGGTGACACCGCGGGCACGGCTGCCACCAGCAGGGGCACGGCTGCCACCATCTTCGCGCTGTCCTCGGCGCCGGGCCGCTGCGGCGTGGCCGTGATCCGGGCCAgcgggccgggctgcgggggGGCCCTGCGCAGCCTCACCGGgacccccgcgccgcccccgcgcgTCATGGCCCTGCGGCGCATCCGCGACCCCCGCACGGCCGAGAGCCTGGACAGGGGGCTCGTGGTGTGGTTCCCAG GGCCCCACAGCTTCACCGGGGAGGACTGCGCCGAGCTGCACGTGCACGGGGGGCCCGCCGTGGTCAGCGGGGTGCTGCAGGCCCTGG gccgCCTGCCGGGGCTGCGTCCGGCCGAGCCGGGCGAGTTCACGCGCCGGGCGTTTGCCCACGGCAAGCTGGACCTGACGGCGGCCGAGGGGCTGCGGGACCTGATCGGGGCCGAGACGGAGGCGCAGCGGCGCCAGGCGCTCCGGCAGCTCGAGGGCGACCTGGGCCGGCTCTACCAGCGCTGGAGCCACGCCCTCACCCAG GCGCTCGCCCACCTGGAGGCCTACATCGACTTCAGCGAGGATGACAACGTGGAGGAAGAGGTTCTGACCCAAG TGGGTGTCACCGTGCGGgcgctgctgcaggagctccgGGGCCACCTGCGGGACGGGCGCCGGGGGGAGCTGCTGCGGGGGGGCGTCCGAGCCGTCATCGCCGGGCCCCCCAACGTGGGCAAGAGCAGCCTGCTCAACCTGCTCT gccGGCGCCCGGCCGCCATCGTGTCCCCCACGGCAGGCACCACGCGGGACGTGCTGGAGGTGGCCCTGGACATCGGGGGGTACCCGCTGGTGCTCAGTGACACCGCAGGGCTGCGCCAGGCCACCGACCCCGTGGAGCGCGAGGGCGTGGCCCGGGCACGTGCCCG gttGTGCCAGGCTGacctggtgctggcagtgctggatgcCACCTCGGTGTCACCCACGCCGGTGGCTCTGGGGGCGGCGCTGGCGGCGCTGGAGCCGCCCCCGGGCACCCCCTGCGTGCTGGTGCTCAACAAGGCCGACCTGCTGGGGGGGCGCAGGGGGTCCCCGAGTGCCCAGGGACCCCCTGCCACCCTGCTGTCCTGCGGGGGGTCCCCGAGTGCCACCGGTGCCCAGGGACCCCCTGCCACCCTGCTGTCCTGCGGGGGGTCCCCGAGTGCCACCGGTGCCCAGGGACCCCCTGCCACCCTGCTGTCCTGCAAGACGGGCGAGGGGCTGGAggcgctgctggagctgctggcacaacAGCTGGCACGGCT CTGCGGGGATCCCCTCCTGGGCTCGCCCAGCCTGACGCAGAGCAGGCACAGCCGCCACCTCGGGGCGTGCGCGGCGGCCCTGGAGCGCTTCGGGGACGtcggggacagcggggacctGGCGGTGGCAGCCGAGCAGCTGCGGGTGGCACGGCGGGAGCTGGGCAGGATCACCGGGCACGTGGGCGCCGAGGACGTCCTGGATATcatttttagggatttttgtgTCGGGAAGTGA
- the GTPBP3 gene encoding tRNA modification GTPase GTPBP3, mitochondrial isoform X2: MALSGAVRAARGRCARALSWAVPPSRGTGDTAGTGDTAGTAATSRGTAATIFALSSAPGRCGVAVIRASGPGCGGALRSLTGTPAPPPRVMALRRIRDPRTAESLDRGLVVWFPGPHSFTGEDCAELHVHGGPAVVSGVLQALGRLPGLRPAEPGEFTRRAFAHGKLDLTAAEGLRDLIGAETEAQRRQALRQLEGDLGRLYQRWSHALTQALAHLEAYIDFSEDDNVEEEVLTQGRADPAVSPQWVSPCGRCCRSSGATCGTGAGGSCCGGASEPSSPGPPTWARAACSTCSAGARPPSCPPRQAPRGTCWRWPWTSGGTRWCSVTPQGCARPPTPWSARAWPGHVPGCARLTWCWQCWMPPRCHPRRWLWGRRWRRWSRPRAPPACWCSTRPTCWGGAGGPRVPRDPLPPCCPAGGPRVPPVPRDPLPPCCPAGGPRVPPVPRDPLPPCCPARRARGWRRCWSCWHNSWHGSAGIPSWARPA, translated from the exons ATGGCGCTGAGCGGGGCCGTGAGGGCGGCGAGGGGCAG GTGTGCGCGGGCGCTGAGCTGGGCGGTGCCCCCCTCGAGGGGCACGGGTGACACCGCGGGCACGGGTGACACCGCGGGCACGGCTGCCACCAGCAGGGGCACGGCTGCCACCATCTTCGCGCTGTCCTCGGCGCCGGGCCGCTGCGGCGTGGCCGTGATCCGGGCCAgcgggccgggctgcgggggGGCCCTGCGCAGCCTCACCGGgacccccgcgccgcccccgcgcgTCATGGCCCTGCGGCGCATCCGCGACCCCCGCACGGCCGAGAGCCTGGACAGGGGGCTCGTGGTGTGGTTCCCAG GGCCCCACAGCTTCACCGGGGAGGACTGCGCCGAGCTGCACGTGCACGGGGGGCCCGCCGTGGTCAGCGGGGTGCTGCAGGCCCTGG gccgCCTGCCGGGGCTGCGTCCGGCCGAGCCGGGCGAGTTCACGCGCCGGGCGTTTGCCCACGGCAAGCTGGACCTGACGGCGGCCGAGGGGCTGCGGGACCTGATCGGGGCCGAGACGGAGGCGCAGCGGCGCCAGGCGCTCCGGCAGCTCGAGGGCGACCTGGGCCGGCTCTACCAGCGCTGGAGCCACGCCCTCACCCAG GCGCTCGCCCACCTGGAGGCCTACATCGACTTCAGCGAGGATGACAACGTGGAGGAAGAGGTTCTGACCCAAG gccgGGCTGaccccgccgtgtccccgcagTGGGTGTCACCGTGCGGgcgctgctgcaggagctccgGGGCCACCTGCGGGACGGGCGCCGGGGGGAGCTGCTGCGGGGGGGCGTCCGAGCCGTCATCGCCGGGCCCCCCAACGTGGGCAAGAGCAGCCTGCTCAACCTGCTCT gccGGCGCCCGGCCGCCATCGTGTCCCCCACGGCAGGCACCACGCGGGACGTGCTGGAGGTGGCCCTGGACATCGGGGGGTACCCGCTGGTGCTCAGTGACACCGCAGGGCTGCGCCAGGCCACCGACCCCGTGGAGCGCGAGGGCGTGGCCCGGGCACGTGCCCG gttGTGCCAGGCTGacctggtgctggcagtgctggatgcCACCTCGGTGTCACCCACGCCGGTGGCTCTGGGGGCGGCGCTGGCGGCGCTGGAGCCGCCCCCGGGCACCCCCTGCGTGCTGGTGCTCAACAAGGCCGACCTGCTGGGGGGGCGCAGGGGGTCCCCGAGTGCCCAGGGACCCCCTGCCACCCTGCTGTCCTGCGGGGGGTCCCCGAGTGCCACCGGTGCCCAGGGACCCCCTGCCACCCTGCTGTCCTGCGGGGGGTCCCCGAGTGCCACCGGTGCCCAGGGACCCCCTGCCACCCTGCTGTCCTGCAAGACGGGCGAGGGGCTGGAggcgctgctggagctgctggcacaacAGCTGGCACGGCT CTGCGGGGATCCCCTCCTGGGCTCGCCCAGCCTGA
- the LOC119712451 gene encoding plasmalemma vesicle-associated protein yields MEKSSFAMAKFGLEHKEAMPKRDCGFYVKYIFLFTSLIQFLIILGLVLFMVYGNAQAGTDTHLRLLEEQVQSHYRRIVALGATNANLSRTLNATLKDKDKVQGMALKVQRELEKCNSSQASSSIPQLRELLFRQVRLTECQVITTLINSTCNAEKLQLQRQLDQASSSKKSLEDSGRQSQAELAKATRERDRCQQELQSTRTEGDLSRMELEVQKHRCSSLQSDVSEKILRVSELAKLYQCKEAEKELGQIRERVEGLLRRQQERDSHFIWRSSCELSVQQCRHNCSRDTQELLQRIQGLEKSQKDGEEERKKLQAEKEKVGKELEEKRKAAVAMAESLRQQLGVCMGTKMSHLDLPGSRVPGSAGRLGSFPGTGAYMELLKNPATLGTMGMQNPAELQQMLQLMEQYTATLKNASG; encoded by the exons ATGGAGAAGAGCAGCTTCGCCATGGCCAAGTTCGGGCTGGAGCACAAGGAGGCGATGCCGAAGCGCGACTGCGGCTTTTATGtcaaatacattttccttttcacctcGCTGATCCAGTTCCTGATCATCCTGGGGCTCGTGCTCTTCATGGTGTACGGCAACGCCCAGGCGGGCACCGACACCCacctgaggctgctggaggagcaggtgcAGAGCCACTACCGCAGGATTGTCGCCCTGGGCGCCACCAACGCCAACCTGAGCCGGACGCTCAACGCCACCCtgaaggacaaggacaaggtGCAGGGGATGGCGCTGAAggtgcagagggagctggagaagtGCAACAGCAGCCAGGCCTCCAGCAGCATCCCGCAG CTGCGGGAGCTCCTGTTCCGGCAGGTGAGGCTGACCGAGTGCCAGGTGATCACCACCCTCATCAACAGCACCTGCAATG ctgagaagctgcagctgcagcggCAGCTGGACCAGGCCAGCTCGTCCAAGAAAAGCCTGGAGGACAGCGGCCGGCAGAGCCAGGCCGAGCTGGCCAAAGCCACCCGCGAGAGGGACaggtgccagcaggagctgcagagcaccaggaCCGAGGGCGACCtgagcaggatggagctggaggtgcagaAACACcgctgcagctccctgcagagcgACGTGAGCGAGAAAATCCTGCGGGTTTCGGAGCTGGCCAAGCTCTACCAGTGCAAGGAGGCCgagaaggagctggggcagaTCCGGGAGCGCGTGGAGGGGCTGCTCCGGAGGCAGCAGGAGCGCGACTCGCACTTCatctggaggagcagctgcgAGCTGAGCGTGCAGCAGTGCCGCCACAACTGCTCCCGCGACacgcaggagctgctccagaggatCCAGGGCCTGGAGAAGAGCCAGAAGGacggggaggaggagaggaagaagctgcaggcggagaaggagaaggtggggaaggagctggaggagaagaggaaggcGGCGGTGGCGATGGCAGAGtcactgaggcagcagctcgGGGTCTGCATGGGAACCAag ATGTCCCACCTGGACCTGCCGGGCTCGCGGGTGCCGGGCAGTGCCGGCCGCTtgggctccttccctggcaCGGGCGCCtacatggagctcctgaagaACCCGGCCACCCTGGGCACCATGG GAATGCAGAACCCGGCGGAGCtccagcagatgctgcagctgatggagcAGTACACGGCCACCCTGAAGAACGCCAG CGGATAG